In one window of Limnohabitans sp. MORI2 DNA:
- a CDS encoding TolC family protein gives MLKKFFKQATIGALVAVAWANHASAADLMADFQKAMTYDPTFQTAVAERQANQASATQARVAYLPEATLSNQRLDTDTTTRQTTRVTMPIIDLGRMATFRQAAPRDGFAEATFVVKTQDLATRLLKGANAIILANENISLNEAKMAALDQQALAAKKKLELGQGTVTDLRDIEVKAAQAKAQQLSYKTALAVAVKQYAAITGERPNVKDFVLEQKDRKLPLKPATDYVDAALQANPSLQAARFSERVAELEVEKSTGSLLPTISATYNNSKAGNTTNTYSGVLVNMPLQAGSYFARQSVQANWLKAKEATRDSEEKTRVEVEKLREQVETGFEVLTIQKNAIAAAELSLEANIKSYEGGVRSAVDILNATQTVFQVKSDYVTSVTTQSEAILSLLNQTSLDVNEALTNAYKFLFAK, from the coding sequence ATGCTTAAAAAATTCTTCAAACAGGCCACCATCGGTGCGCTTGTAGCGGTAGCGTGGGCGAATCATGCATCAGCTGCTGATTTGATGGCTGATTTCCAAAAAGCCATGACCTACGACCCCACATTTCAAACGGCGGTTGCCGAGCGTCAGGCCAACCAAGCCAGTGCCACACAGGCCCGTGTGGCGTACTTGCCAGAGGCCACCCTCAGCAACCAGCGCCTCGACACAGACACCACCACACGCCAAACCACGCGTGTGACCATGCCCATCATCGACCTGGGCCGCATGGCCACCTTCCGCCAAGCTGCACCGCGCGATGGCTTTGCCGAAGCCACCTTTGTGGTGAAAACGCAGGACCTCGCCACACGCTTGCTCAAAGGGGCCAACGCCATCATCTTGGCCAACGAAAACATCAGCCTCAACGAAGCCAAAATGGCCGCGTTGGACCAACAAGCCTTGGCTGCCAAAAAGAAGCTCGAACTAGGGCAGGGCACAGTCACCGACCTGCGTGACATTGAAGTCAAAGCCGCCCAAGCCAAAGCCCAACAACTCAGCTACAAAACCGCCTTGGCTGTGGCCGTTAAGCAATACGCCGCCATCACCGGCGAGCGCCCCAATGTCAAAGACTTTGTGTTGGAGCAAAAAGACCGCAAGCTGCCCCTCAAACCTGCTACCGACTATGTAGACGCAGCCCTGCAAGCCAACCCCTCGCTGCAAGCCGCTCGCTTTAGCGAACGCGTGGCCGAGCTGGAAGTAGAAAAATCCACCGGCTCCTTGCTGCCCACCATCTCTGCCACCTACAACAACAGCAAGGCTGGCAACACCACCAACACCTACAGCGGCGTGCTCGTCAACATGCCCTTGCAAGCTGGCAGCTACTTTGCCCGCCAAAGCGTGCAAGCCAACTGGCTCAAAGCCAAAGAAGCCACGCGCGACAGCGAAGAAAAAACCCGGGTGGAAGTTGAAAAACTTCGCGAACAAGTGGAAACAGGCTTTGAAGTCTTGACCATTCAAAAGAACGCCATTGCTGCCGCCGAGTTGAGCCTAGAAGCCAACATCAAAAGCTACGAAGGCGGCGTGCGCAGCGCCGTCGATATTTTGAACGCCACCCAAACCGTGTTTCAGGTCAAGAGCGACTACGTCACCTCGGTCACCACACAGTCGGAAGCCATTCTTTCGTTGCTCAACCAAACATCGTTGGATGTGAATGAGGCATTGACCAATGCCTACAAGTTTTTGTTTGCCAAATAA
- a CDS encoding class I SAM-dependent methyltransferase, whose protein sequence is MITKEEAVLAYRLMLGRDPENDDVVNSLCQNTHSSHALRDVFIKSPEFQQRMGELLKLPQSVRHRHPYTLPKIPVETEVSAEALDQMFERIHKEWEHLGQTEPFWSVVTQPQYYQAEFEAHREQFYTSGNHSCQVFLSAVRRSGVSPADLNTCLEVGCGVGRVTGYLAGAFSKVIACDISKPHLDLAQQHLQVKNIGNVELVHWHTVQQMQQLPQVDAIFSVITLQHNPPPVMAWMLSTLLGHLRSGGVAYIQLPTYRNGYMFEAERYLHSTPPSTLEMHFLPQPEVFKIIEASNCRCLEIREDGMVGDEDKMLSNSFLIQKK, encoded by the coding sequence GTGATTACCAAAGAAGAAGCCGTCCTAGCCTATCGCCTCATGCTCGGGCGTGACCCCGAGAATGACGACGTGGTGAATAGCCTTTGCCAAAACACCCACAGCAGCCACGCGCTGCGCGATGTGTTTATCAAGTCGCCCGAGTTTCAGCAACGCATGGGCGAGCTACTCAAGCTGCCGCAGTCTGTGCGCCATCGCCACCCCTACACACTGCCCAAAATTCCGGTAGAAACCGAGGTCTCTGCCGAGGCTTTGGACCAAATGTTTGAGCGCATCCACAAAGAGTGGGAGCATCTTGGGCAAACCGAGCCCTTTTGGTCGGTCGTTACCCAGCCACAGTACTACCAAGCCGAGTTTGAAGCACACCGCGAGCAGTTTTACACATCGGGCAACCACAGTTGCCAAGTGTTTTTGTCGGCGGTGCGTCGCAGTGGCGTTAGCCCTGCCGACCTAAACACTTGCCTAGAGGTAGGCTGCGGTGTTGGCCGCGTCACTGGCTACTTGGCCGGTGCTTTTAGCAAGGTCATTGCGTGCGATATATCCAAGCCGCACCTCGACTTAGCCCAGCAACACCTGCAAGTCAAAAACATTGGCAACGTCGAGCTGGTCCACTGGCACACCGTGCAGCAAATGCAGCAGCTGCCCCAGGTTGATGCCATCTTCTCGGTCATCACCCTGCAGCACAACCCACCGCCTGTGATGGCGTGGATGCTCAGCACCTTGCTGGGCCACCTGCGCTCGGGCGGTGTGGCCTACATACAGCTACCCACCTACCGCAACGGCTACATGTTTGAAGCCGAGCGCTACCTGCACAGCACGCCCCCTAGCACGCTGGAAATGCACTTTTTGCCGCAACCCGAGGTGTTCAAAATCATTGAAGCATCCAACTGCCGCTGCCTAGAAATACGCGAAGACGGCATGGTGGGCGATGAAGACAAGATGCTGTCCAACAGCTTTTTGATTCAAAAGAAATAA
- a CDS encoding glycosyltransferase family 4 protein produces MKVASRLNVDLAKQFAWLLRKDLREAFASKDDPGFAEWWLIKGRQEFPGWADSLDAEQLNALFASAGAATVAGVQIDVPKLASLLAKYRPDAVKEFAKDGKLQNELFFAWVVVRGLAEHQLAQHAPRSLVAALDQPVPDTYSKQGEPPVPAATLLMYLLWRLMDDKTQQARSLYTAQGRLAFLGWFFNVVGTLGIAPLVAGRWKAWVQSPEGAAALATQKTTAAKLPWLAPQTKQQAAAPSTAADKPFGLNIYGFAYGELGIGEDLRMAVECCEAAGIPYHVVNVDAGDARQADLHLKGKVSDGTELPPYNTNLFCLPAFDTVSRVFMQKGAAVFEGYRNIGWWPWELAVFPKAWKPYAFELVDEVWASSQFLYDMYQQATDKPVKLVPLAVSVERMKPYPRKHYGLPEKKFLFLYIFDFNSSVARKNPMAAVQAFKQAFKPTDNTVGLVLKTMNTKPNNPEWQAFLKECQTDKRIQLITETLDRPEVLGLINACDAYVSLHRAEGFGRTLAEAMLLGKPVIATNYSGNVDFMQNELAYPVDFELVNVEQNSYQWVSNEDSAKWATANLLESIHSFKKVSKAKLDKVDREKINLLFSSEVLSVIFSSSII; encoded by the coding sequence ATGAAAGTTGCCAGCCGCTTAAACGTAGACCTCGCCAAGCAGTTTGCTTGGCTGCTACGCAAAGACTTGCGAGAAGCCTTTGCCAGCAAAGACGACCCAGGCTTTGCCGAGTGGTGGCTCATCAAGGGCAGGCAAGAGTTTCCGGGCTGGGCCGACAGCCTAGATGCCGAGCAACTCAACGCCTTGTTTGCTAGCGCAGGTGCAGCCACCGTTGCCGGGGTGCAGATAGACGTGCCCAAGCTAGCCAGCCTGCTGGCCAAATACCGCCCCGATGCCGTGAAAGAGTTTGCCAAAGACGGTAAGCTGCAAAACGAGCTGTTTTTTGCATGGGTGGTGGTGCGCGGCTTGGCCGAACACCAACTGGCCCAGCACGCCCCCCGCAGTCTAGTGGCTGCGCTAGACCAGCCCGTGCCCGACACCTACAGCAAACAGGGCGAGCCCCCCGTACCCGCCGCCACGCTGCTCATGTACCTGCTGTGGCGTTTGATGGACGACAAAACCCAACAAGCCCGCAGCCTTTACACCGCGCAGGGCAGGCTGGCCTTTTTGGGTTGGTTCTTTAACGTGGTGGGCACACTGGGCATAGCCCCCTTGGTGGCTGGCCGCTGGAAAGCGTGGGTGCAAAGCCCCGAAGGTGCAGCCGCCTTAGCCACCCAAAAAACCACCGCAGCCAAGCTGCCGTGGCTGGCCCCACAAACCAAACAGCAAGCCGCAGCCCCAAGTACCGCTGCTGACAAACCCTTTGGCCTGAACATCTATGGCTTCGCCTACGGCGAGCTAGGCATTGGCGAAGACCTGCGCATGGCCGTAGAGTGCTGCGAAGCCGCAGGCATTCCTTACCATGTGGTGAACGTAGATGCAGGCGACGCCCGCCAAGCCGACCTACACCTCAAAGGCAAGGTGAGCGACGGCACTGAGCTGCCCCCTTACAACACCAACCTGTTTTGCCTGCCCGCGTTTGACACCGTCAGCCGCGTGTTTATGCAAAAAGGCGCTGCCGTGTTTGAAGGCTATCGCAACATCGGCTGGTGGCCGTGGGAGCTGGCCGTGTTTCCTAAGGCATGGAAGCCCTATGCCTTTGAGCTGGTAGACGAGGTGTGGGCCAGTAGCCAGTTTTTGTACGACATGTATCAGCAGGCCACAGACAAACCTGTCAAGCTAGTACCCTTAGCCGTGAGCGTAGAGCGCATGAAGCCCTACCCACGCAAGCACTATGGCCTGCCCGAGAAGAAGTTCTTGTTTTTGTACATCTTCGACTTCAACTCATCCGTGGCCCGCAAAAACCCGATGGCTGCCGTGCAGGCCTTTAAACAGGCCTTTAAACCCACTGATAACACCGTGGGCTTGGTGCTGAAAACCATGAACACTAAGCCAAACAACCCTGAATGGCAGGCCTTCTTAAAAGAATGCCAAACCGACAAGCGCATACAGCTGATTACCGAAACCCTAGACCGTCCTGAGGTGCTGGGTCTGATCAACGCCTGCGATGCCTATGTGTCGTTGCACAGGGCAGAGGGGTTTGGGCGGACTTTGGCGGAAGCGATGCTGCTGGGTAAGCCTGTGATTGCAACCAATTACTCGGGTAATGTTGACTTTATGCAAAATGAACTTGCATATCCTGTCGATTTTGAATTGGTTAATGTTGAACAAAATTCATACCAATGGGTTTCAAATGAAGATTCAGCGAAGTGGGCAACCGCTAATCTTTTGGAATCAATACATTCATTTAAGAAAGTCTCGAAAGCGAAGCTAGATAAAGTTGATAGAGAAAAAATTAATTTATTGTTTTCTTCAGAGGTCTTAAGCGTGATATTTTCCAGTTCAATTATTTAA
- a CDS encoding glycosyltransferase yields MSSNQTIEKLKQAAEYEKSGNAKKAFQLYSELLTELNSPVWLKMKIQRLQGDQKTPSTSKALYHAPVVNKPIVATLNTEIVPVNSIEIKKDKIFDSLSSSWEEWKKEFGPGQLTIENNSFTVSSNGERFYLSKELNFKSGRSYEVTVQLGEIKGEIGHLVALVKHNGLEGDVEFLAKNAKSNDSIVLKFTAYDDTEASLRIGLGTTTNVNGEAKLVVTGLCIYETILPENNYKFINKFCREYIDPELILPNLVPGWNDYSQIDEAVQSAKSDKDFVFTKKISIIIPAYERIELLRKTLASIECQSYPKELIEVVIVDDGSIVDNFENVFNEFSKKLTLYLTRQERNGYGLTRARNLGARVSSGEILLFLDSDLILPRNYVASFMYYHHVSDVISVLGVRKFINSETITVEDIRSLNFNFDNIEKCQSANPHHKNVNDVDGNSIDWRLSEFDKNNWLLDAKNPFRFFGGGHASVSRARFFSIGGYDESFNEWGNEDQEFAYRLWSAGQKFIPLKDIFDYHQEEPSKLDDQAYKLTDNKKTNEMLISRCPDFTVRAPSIKNKNFLVPLFSIYVPAFNVESYINECIDSVLAQTYQDFEVIIVNDGSTDGTALVLEKYKNDSRVKIITKANGGIGSASNTGIRAAIGEYIVQLDSDDTLTPNALEELVVFFKENPTVECVYTKHKLIDADSKFIGDGWSPSYFDRYENLIGMSVPHLRSFRRALYYKTSGFNEVYTNAIDYDFFLKLSDHTEIKFLDKFLYNYRVHPTQTSTRQKDEQVVNHINVVNDYLKTIGRSDFYALRLDPFHPQRNFILKRGSKFEFEKKSKIFEQPKLPELRLPDPKGPGNDYTYIQNFVQNFYKDNPKKYSEKISIVVPVYNRAERLSRCLAGIFHQTYPRELIEVVVVDDGSSDAVMEIVKKYSKLLNLKYAKQHDDGYRLSAARNLGIRTATHRNISIIDCDLIPLPVFIESFMQYLHHFDNVVLLGHQRFVDPTGISDDEILKDVNRLKDFKDIKSENSTMLDTPDGITRDWRYKLYDETNFLKNDEFPYRAFSSGHVAYRRTVIEAAGYYDEDFNVWGCEDNEAGYRIYQQGFYFIPVLEAVDLHQEPPSGKNETNREADRIISRKLLQEKLPAMRGWFGEPYIIKPGDEPLFSVCIPMHNTGSFVIEAIESVLNQSLQDFEVLIYDDASSDGTLEMVKEKFSSNPKVRILEGEINRHVTYSRNLLLENARGEFVAFLDSDDLIYPDALATCLKYFRGRSNIGLICTEYEKIDEAGNLISKGWSPSAFDRGGIFYGNIFTHMRVFRLRDWNRSRKWNDKEIFHYRYGEDWDLCIKLVEVCDFDRVSSVLYKYRVRNSGITNTESSADKFKQTKSVVESNLRSNNFLDYKILQVDPNNSHSIGFIKN; encoded by the coding sequence ATGAGTTCAAATCAAACAATCGAAAAACTAAAACAAGCTGCCGAATATGAAAAATCTGGTAATGCAAAAAAAGCATTCCAACTGTATAGTGAATTGCTGACTGAATTGAATAGTCCAGTATGGCTGAAAATGAAAATTCAACGCCTGCAAGGTGATCAAAAGACGCCCAGCACTTCAAAGGCGCTATATCATGCGCCAGTAGTTAATAAACCGATTGTTGCCACTTTGAACACTGAAATTGTTCCCGTCAACTCAATTGAGATTAAGAAAGATAAAATTTTTGATTCTTTAAGCTCTTCTTGGGAAGAATGGAAAAAAGAATTTGGACCGGGTCAATTAACTATAGAAAATAATAGTTTTACTGTATCTTCAAATGGCGAAAGATTTTATCTTTCAAAAGAATTAAATTTTAAATCTGGACGATCATATGAAGTTACCGTGCAGCTCGGTGAAATCAAAGGAGAAATCGGTCATTTGGTTGCACTTGTGAAGCATAATGGTTTGGAAGGCGATGTGGAGTTTTTAGCAAAAAACGCCAAGTCTAATGATTCAATCGTACTGAAATTTACAGCCTATGATGACACTGAAGCTTCTCTTAGGATAGGGCTCGGAACAACTACAAATGTAAATGGTGAAGCTAAACTGGTCGTTACAGGTCTTTGTATATATGAGACTATTCTTCCGGAAAATAACTATAAATTTATTAATAAATTTTGCAGAGAATATATTGATCCTGAGCTGATATTGCCAAATTTAGTTCCAGGCTGGAATGATTATTCGCAAATAGATGAAGCAGTGCAGAGTGCGAAAAGTGATAAAGATTTTGTTTTTACAAAGAAAATATCCATAATTATACCTGCATATGAACGCATTGAATTACTTCGAAAAACATTAGCGTCCATTGAGTGTCAGTCTTATCCTAAAGAATTGATTGAGGTTGTTATCGTAGATGATGGCAGTATAGTAGATAACTTTGAAAATGTTTTTAATGAATTTTCAAAAAAATTAACTCTTTACCTAACTCGTCAAGAGAGAAACGGATATGGCTTAACACGGGCTAGAAATTTAGGTGCTCGAGTATCCAGTGGTGAAATATTATTGTTTCTAGATAGCGACTTAATCCTTCCTAGAAATTATGTTGCTTCATTCATGTACTATCATCACGTCTCAGATGTCATATCTGTTTTAGGGGTGCGTAAGTTTATTAATTCCGAAACTATAACAGTTGAGGATATTAGATCTTTAAATTTCAATTTTGATAATATTGAGAAATGCCAGTCAGCTAATCCACATCATAAAAATGTTAATGATGTTGACGGAAATTCAATAGATTGGAGGCTCTCAGAGTTTGACAAAAATAACTGGTTGCTTGATGCTAAAAATCCATTTCGTTTCTTCGGTGGTGGACACGCCAGTGTATCTAGAGCAAGGTTTTTCAGTATAGGTGGCTACGATGAGTCATTTAATGAGTGGGGAAATGAAGATCAAGAATTTGCCTACAGGTTATGGTCAGCTGGCCAGAAATTTATCCCGCTTAAAGATATTTTCGATTATCATCAAGAAGAGCCATCTAAGCTTGATGATCAAGCATATAAGCTTACTGATAATAAAAAAACGAATGAAATGCTTATTTCAAGGTGTCCAGACTTTACTGTACGTGCACCTAGCATCAAAAACAAAAACTTTTTAGTCCCACTATTTTCTATTTATGTACCAGCCTTTAATGTCGAGTCTTATATAAATGAATGTATAGATAGCGTCTTGGCGCAAACTTACCAAGACTTTGAAGTGATCATTGTGAATGATGGCTCAACGGACGGTACAGCATTAGTTTTGGAAAAATACAAAAATGATAGTCGTGTAAAAATAATTACTAAAGCAAATGGCGGCATAGGGAGTGCCTCAAATACTGGAATTAGAGCAGCTATAGGTGAGTATATTGTTCAACTCGACTCTGATGATACTTTAACTCCTAATGCTCTTGAGGAGTTAGTTGTTTTCTTTAAGGAAAATCCAACTGTTGAATGTGTATATACCAAGCACAAGCTTATTGATGCAGACAGCAAATTCATTGGTGATGGGTGGTCGCCGTCCTATTTTGATAGGTATGAAAACTTGATTGGCATGAGTGTTCCGCATCTCAGGTCATTTCGTAGGGCTCTGTATTACAAAACATCTGGTTTTAATGAGGTCTATACAAATGCAATTGACTATGATTTCTTTTTAAAATTGTCAGATCATACAGAAATAAAATTCCTAGATAAATTTCTCTACAATTACAGAGTACACCCCACTCAAACCAGCACTAGGCAAAAAGATGAGCAGGTGGTTAATCACATTAATGTGGTGAATGATTATTTAAAGACTATTGGTCGATCAGATTTCTATGCATTACGACTTGATCCATTTCATCCCCAAAGAAACTTTATACTAAAAAGGGGGTCGAAATTTGAGTTTGAAAAGAAGTCCAAAATTTTTGAGCAACCGAAACTTCCTGAGCTACGGCTGCCTGATCCGAAGGGGCCAGGCAACGACTACACATACATTCAGAACTTTGTTCAAAATTTCTATAAAGATAACCCTAAAAAATACTCTGAAAAAATCTCGATTGTTGTGCCTGTTTACAACCGTGCTGAGCGTTTATCGCGATGTTTGGCTGGTATTTTCCATCAGACTTATCCCCGCGAGCTAATCGAAGTTGTTGTTGTAGATGATGGCAGTTCAGATGCGGTAATGGAGATAGTAAAAAAGTACAGCAAGCTGCTTAATTTAAAGTATGCAAAGCAACATGATGATGGGTACAGGCTGTCTGCAGCTCGAAACTTGGGTATTAGAACTGCAACACATCGAAATATTTCAATTATCGATTGTGATTTAATTCCTCTTCCTGTATTTATTGAGTCATTTATGCAATACCTCCATCATTTTGATAATGTGGTTTTGCTTGGTCATCAGCGTTTCGTTGATCCAACCGGTATTTCTGATGATGAAATTCTTAAAGATGTTAATCGTCTGAAAGACTTTAAAGATATCAAGTCTGAAAACTCTACTATGCTCGATACGCCGGATGGTATTACTAGAGATTGGAGATATAAGCTTTACGACGAGACAAATTTTTTAAAGAATGATGAATTTCCGTATCGTGCTTTTTCCTCTGGTCATGTAGCATATAGACGAACTGTTATTGAGGCAGCGGGATACTATGATGAGGATTTTAATGTTTGGGGCTGTGAAGATAATGAAGCTGGTTACCGAATATATCAACAAGGCTTTTATTTCATCCCAGTACTAGAAGCAGTTGACCTGCACCAAGAACCACCATCTGGGAAAAATGAAACGAACAGAGAAGCTGATCGGATCATCTCTAGAAAGTTGCTTCAAGAAAAGTTGCCGGCAATGAGAGGGTGGTTTGGTGAGCCTTATATCATTAAGCCTGGAGATGAACCTCTATTCTCGGTTTGTATACCTATGCACAACACGGGTAGCTTTGTAATCGAAGCAATTGAGAGTGTGCTTAATCAGAGTCTGCAAGACTTTGAGGTGTTGATATATGATGATGCGTCATCAGATGGAACGCTAGAGATGGTTAAAGAAAAATTCTCTAGCAATCCCAAAGTACGAATACTGGAAGGTGAAATTAATCGTCACGTAACCTATTCAAGAAATTTGCTGCTTGAAAATGCCCGTGGTGAGTTTGTTGCATTTCTTGACTCTGATGATTTAATTTATCCTGATGCATTAGCAACTTGTCTCAAATATTTTAGAGGGCGTTCGAACATTGGATTAATTTGCACTGAGTATGAAAAAATTGATGAGGCTGGCAATTTAATATCTAAAGGTTGGTCACCTTCTGCATTTGATAGGGGAGGGATTTTCTACGGAAATATATTTACTCACATGAGGGTTTTTCGCTTAAGAGACTGGAATAGATCTCGAAAATGGAATGATAAGGAAATCTTTCATTACCGTTATGGCGAAGATTGGGATTTATGCATCAAATTGGTTGAGGTTTGTGATTTCGACCGAGTCTCATCTGTTTTATACAAGTATAGAGTAAGAAATTCGGGTATAACAAATACCGAATCATCTGCTGATAAGTTTAAGCAAACTAAATCTGTTGTTGAATCGAATTTGCGGTCTAATAATTTCTTGGATTATAAAATCCTTCAGGTTGATCCAAACAATTCTCATTCAATTGGATTTATAAAGAATTAA